From Cinclus cinclus chromosome 2, bCinCin1.1, whole genome shotgun sequence, one genomic window encodes:
- the SAP18 gene encoding histone deacetylase complex subunit SAP18, which produces MGGARRDIRERRGKMAVESRVTQEEIKKEPEKPIDREKTCPLLLRVFTTNNGRHHRMDEFSRGNVPSSELQIYTWMDATLKELTSLVKEVYPEARKKGTHFNFAIVFTDLKRPGYRVKEIGSTMSGRKGTDDSMTLQSQKFQIGDYLDIAITPPNRAPPPSSRMRPY; this is translated from the exons ATGGGCGGTGCGCGGCGCGACATCCGGGAGCGGCGCGGCAAGATGGCGGTGGAGTCGCGGGTGACGCAGGAGGAGATCAAGAAGGAGCCGGAGAAGCCGATCGATCGCGAGAAG ACGTGCCCGCTGCTGCTTCGCGTTTTCACTACCAACAATGGGCGGCACCACCGCATGGACGAGTTCTCCCGCGGCAACGTGCCTTCCAGCGAGCTGCAGATCTACACCTG GATGGATGCAACTCTGAAAGAGCTGACCAGCTTAGTGAAAGAAGTTTACCCAGAAGCACGGAAGAAGGGCACACATTTCAACTTTGCAATTGTTTTTACAGATCTCAAGAGGCCTGGCTATAG GGTGAAGGAGATTGGCAGCACCATGTCGGGCAGGAAGGGCACAGATGATTCCATGACATTGCAGTCTCAGAAATTCCAGATAGGGGACTACTTGGATATTGCAATTACTCCTCCAAATCGTGCACCACCCCCATCAAGCCGCATGAGACCTTACTAA